The Acinonyx jubatus isolate Ajub_Pintada_27869175 chromosome D2, VMU_Ajub_asm_v1.0, whole genome shotgun sequence genome contains a region encoding:
- the LOC128312622 gene encoding uncharacterized protein LOC128312622 translates to MAAVTTGCQQVSVRPRSVVARGLRRQDPSSPRSKEVRSRPATAGCPADYSAARTTGGLLFPKRSSGLGRVPLPGGASHSAAGVRSEPVPAFLTRTPLASPPGALAVEGGLAQDQRATDATCTRGGFSRFGPGSPTLFPPRTQLDGEHSRVPAFCSAGPELRGQFPAGAASTPGARSLNPSLTVPASPKRPSRQGGKRSSRSRAGRGR, encoded by the coding sequence ATGGCAGCGGTGACGACGGGTTGCCAGCAGGTGTCAGTGCGCCCTCGCTCAGTCGTGGCGCGCGGCCTCCGCCGCCAAGACCCCTCCTCACCGCGTTCTAAGGAGGTGCGGTCCAGACCCGCGACGGCCGGGTGTCCCGCAGACTACTCTGCGGCTAGAACCACAGGTGGCCTCCTCTTCCCCAAGCGGAGCTCCGGACTCGGGCGGGTCCCGCTTCCCGGGGGTGCTTCCCATTCCGCAGCTGGGGTTCGATCCGAACCTGTGCCTGCCTTTCTCACCAGAACCCCACTCGCCTCGCCGCCAGGAGCACTTGCGGTCGAGGGTGGCCTGGCCCAGGACCAGCGTGCTACGGATGCTACTTGTACCCGTGGCGGCTTCTCCCGATTCGGGCCCGGGTCCCCAACTCTCTTTCCTCCCAGGACCCAGCTGGATGGGGAGCACTCCCGGGTTCCCGCTTTCTGTTCCGCGGGCCCGGAGCTGCGCGGCCAATTCCCAGCAGGGGCCGCTTCCACTCCCGGGGCACGCTCTTTAAACCCCTCGCTCACGGTACCCGCCTCTCCAAAGCGCCCGTCCCGCCAGGGGGGCAAGCGCTCCTCAAGGTCCCGCGCGGGGCGCGGGCGCTAG
- the ADRA2A gene encoding alpha-2A adrenergic receptor produces the protein MGSLQLDAGNASWNGTETPGGGARATPYSLQVTLTLVCLAGLLMLLTVFGNVLVIIAVFTSRALKAPQNLFLVSLASADILVATLVIPFSLANEVMGYWYFGKAWCEIYLALDVLFCTSSIVHLCAISLDRYWSITQAIEYNLKRTPRRIKAIIVTVWVISAVISFPPLISIEKKGGGGGQQPTEPRCEINDQKWYVISSCIGSFFAPCLIMILVYVRIYQIAKRRTRVPPSRRGPDAAAAPPGGAERRPNGLGPERGVGPVGAEAEPLPAQLNGAPGEPAPAGPRDADALDLEESSSSEHAERPPGPRRSERGPRAKGKPRASQVKPGDSLPRRGPGATGPGASAAGPGEERGGGAKASRWRGRQNREKRFTFVLAVVIGVFVVCWFPFFFTYTLTAVGCSVPRTLFKFFFWFGYCNSSLNPVIYTIFNHDFRRAFKKILCRGDRKRIV, from the coding sequence ATGGGCTCCCTGCAGCTGGACGCGGGCAACGCGAGCTGGAATGGGACCGAGACGCCGGGGGGCGGCGCCCGGGCCACCCCTTACTCCCTGCAGGTGACGCTGACTCTGGTGTGCCTGGCCGGCCTGCTCATGCTGCTCACGGTGTTCGGTAACGTGCTGGTCATCATCGCGGTGTTCACGAGCCGCGCACTTAAGGCGCCCCAGAACCTCTTTCTGGTGTCTCTGGCCTCGGCCGACATCCTGGTGGCCACGCTAGTCATCCCTTTCTCGCTGGCCAACGAGGTCATGGGCTACTGGTATTTCGGCAAGGCGTGGTGTGAGATCTACCTGGCGCTCGACGTGCTCTTCTGCACCTCGTCCATCGTGCACCTGTGCGCCATCAGCCTGGATCGCTACTGGTCCATCACGCAAGCCATCGAGTATAACCTGAAGCGCACGCCGCGCCGCATCAAGGCCATCATCGTCACCGTGTGGGTCATCTCGGCCGTCATCTCCTTCCCGCCGCTCATCTCCATCGAGAAgaagggcggcggcggcggccagcAGCCGACCGAGCCGCGCTGCGAGATCAACGACCAGAAGTGGTACGTAATCTCGTCGTGCATCGGCTCCTTCTTCGCGCCCTGCCTCATCATGATCCTGGTCTACGTGCGCATCTACCAGATTGCCAAGCGCCGCACCCGCGTGCCGCCCAGCCGCCGGGGTCCGGacgccgccgccgcgccgccgGGGGGAGCCGAGCGCAGGCCCAACGGCCTGGGCCCGGAGCGCGGCGTGGGCCCCGTGGGCGCCGAGGCCGAGCCGCTGCCCGCCCAGCTCAACGGTGCCCCCGGGGAGCCCGCGCCCGCAGGGCCACGCGACGCTGACGCTCTGGACTTGGAGGAGAGCTCGTCCTCCGAGCACGCCGAGCGGCCCCCGGGGCCCCGCAGGTCCGAGCGCGGCCCCCGGGCCAAGGGCAAGCCCCGGGCGAGCCAGGTAAAGCCCGGGGACAGCCTGCCCCGGCGTGGGCCGGGGGCAACGGGGCCCGGCGCGTCGGCGGCGGGGCCCGGGGAGGAGCGCGGCGGGGGCGCCAAGGCGTCGCGCTGGCGCGGGCGGCAGAACCGCGAAAAGCGCTTCACGTTCGTGCTGGCCGTGGTCATCGGCGTGTTCGTGGTGTGCTGGTTCCCCTTCTTTTTCACTTACACGCTCACGGCCGTGGGCTGCTCCGTGCCGCGCACGCTTTTCAAGTTCTTCTTCTGGTTCGGCTACTGCAACAGCTCCCTGAACCCGGTCATCTACACCATCTTCAACCACGACTTCCGCCGCGCCTTCAAGAAGATCCTCTGTCGGGGGGACAGGAAACGGATCGTGTGA